One Tolypothrix bouteillei VB521301 DNA window includes the following coding sequences:
- a CDS encoding non-ribosomal peptide synthetase produces MDNINQKIAALSPEKRALLELKLKKNKMSDAKTQQTIPRRTNTSSAPLSFAQQRLWFLEQLEPDCSLYHIPHALKLQGNLNVNILQQSLDAIVNHHEVLRTNFIARDGEPIQVVGEPRSVELEVIDLKDCPSSDKPGTACAKGDRATIVQRLVQERMQRPFNLISDLMLRGCLLQLSPQEHILLLIMHHIATDGWSMSIFCEQLTALYQAFINGKSNPLPKLPIQYADYAVWQRQWLSGEVLENQLNYWKQQLTGATPVLELPTDRPRPAVQTYRGAKQFFVLPDKLSQALSALSRLEGVTLFMTLLAAFQTLLYRYSGQEDILVGSPIAGRNRTEIEGLIGFFVNTLVLRTDMSGHPSFQKLLRRVRSVAMSAYVNQDLPFEKLVEELQPERSLSYNPLFQVMFALHNMPKQTLELPGLTISSIEVDNIISKFDLTLFVQETEQGLQGVWEYNTDLFDAATITRMSGHFQTLLQSIVDNPQQNIDKLSMLASAEQHQLLYEWNDTRANYPQQCIHELFELQVERNPDAIAVEFKDEQLTYRELNNRANQLAHYLRALGVEPDVLVGICMQRSSEMIVGLLGILKAGGAYVPLDPAYPQERLTYMLSDSKVPVLLTTSELVAALPESKAHIVCLDTDWKVITQESHQNPVSTVQINNLAYINYTSGSTGTPKGVKVLHRGAIRLLFGVNYVRLDATRKFLHMAPISFDASTFEIWGALLHGACCVLFSENIPTTQELSNAIHKYGITTLWLTSALFNSIIDDDPLALSGIQQLLTGGEALSVPHVQKALESLPSTEIINGYGPTESTTFTCCYSIPRQLDKTVQSISIGRPISNTQVYLLNTQLQPTPIGVPGELYIGGAGLAQGYLNRPELTAEKFISNPFNQQDEERLYKTGDLARYLPDGNIEFLGRIDNQVKLRGFRIELGEIETVLSQHPSVLQNAVILREDIRGDKRLVAYVVPNPETALTVNELRHFLQEKLPKYMVPASFVMLEALPLSPNGKVNRRALPAPEQVRQESETTFVAPCDELEHQLAQIWEEILGVKPVGIKDNFFELGGHSLLAVHLFAQIEQKLGKKLPLATLFQSGTVEALAQMLREQEKAMSHQVLTTAPAKDKSVALWSSLVAIQPKGSKPPFFCIHPAGGETLCFRSLALHLGLDQPFYGLQPRGLDGKQPPLTRIEDMAALYIQEIQTIQPNGPYFLGGYSIGGVIAYEMVLQLQRQGYKVNLLVIFDSGLPNSVNQRLPFHQRSLIHLGNFIRRGPSYLRKKLVGWSEWGNYQIRERYTQLLGISKPLPEDDKHINIIDANLQALKAYTMPTYSGQITLFRTDENSDDSQDHAVGMKPEPLLGWDKVVTGGIDVHYVPGSHTTLFEEPNVRDLADKLKNCLEKGYLTSCTYTLEE; encoded by the coding sequence ATGGATAATATTAACCAAAAGATAGCTGCTCTCTCACCAGAAAAAAGGGCGTTACTGGAGTTAAAGCTCAAAAAAAATAAGATGTCTGATGCCAAGACACAGCAAACTATTCCGAGAAGAACTAACACATCATCAGCGCCTCTATCTTTTGCACAGCAGCGACTGTGGTTTTTGGAGCAGTTGGAGCCAGACTGTTCGTTGTATCATATTCCCCATGCTCTAAAGTTACAGGGAAACCTTAATGTAAATATATTGCAACAATCTCTAGATGCAATAGTCAACCACCACGAAGTCCTGCGAACTAACTTTATTGCGCGTGATGGTGAACCGATACAGGTTGTTGGTGAGCCTCGCTCGGTGGAACTGGAGGTGATTGACCTAAAAGATTGTCCGTCAAGCGATAAGCCGGGTACGGCTTGCGCCAAGGGCGATCGTGCCACTATAGTACAACGGCTCGTACAAGAGCGGATGCAACGTCCCTTCAACCTCATATCAGATTTGATGCTGCGCGGTTGTTTGCTACAGTTATCACCGCAAGAACATATTTTGCTGTTGATAATGCATCATATTGCCACTGATGGCTGGTCGATGAGTATTTTCTGCGAGCAGTTGACCGCCCTTTATCAAGCTTTTATCAACGGAAAGTCCAATCCCTTACCAAAATTACCCATTCAATATGCAGATTATGCAGTTTGGCAACGGCAATGGCTTTCTGGAGAGGTATTAGAAAACCAACTCAACTATTGGAAACAGCAACTAACAGGTGCAACCCCTGTTTTGGAATTGCCCACAGATAGACCGCGACCTGCAGTCCAGACTTACCGAGGCGCAAAGCAGTTTTTTGTACTTCCTGACAAGTTGTCACAAGCGTTGTCTGCATTATCGCGGCTCGAGGGTGTGACCTTATTCATGACACTGTTAGCAGCATTCCAAACCCTGCTATACCGTTATAGCGGACAAGAAGACATTTTAGTTGGTTCTCCAATCGCAGGACGAAATCGCACAGAGATAGAAGGGTTAATTGGATTTTTTGTCAATACCCTAGTACTACGCACCGATATGTCGGGTCATCCCAGTTTTCAGAAACTATTGCGTAGGGTGCGCTCCGTGGCCATGTCTGCTTACGTCAACCAAGACTTACCATTTGAAAAGCTAGTCGAAGAACTGCAACCAGAGCGATCGCTCTCGTATAACCCCTTGTTCCAAGTCATGTTTGCCTTGCACAACATGCCCAAACAAACACTTGAGTTACCAGGGCTAACTATTTCTTCGATAGAGGTAGATAACATTATCTCCAAGTTTGATTTGACGTTGTTTGTGCAGGAGACGGAACAGGGATTACAGGGAGTATGGGAGTACAACACAGACTTGTTTGATGCCGCCACAATAACTCGGATGAGTGGACATTTTCAAACATTGTTGCAAAGTATTGTTGATAATCCACAGCAGAATATTGACAAATTATCAATGCTTGCGTCTGCCGAACAACACCAGTTACTGTATGAGTGGAATGACACTCGAGCAAACTATCCACAGCAATGTATTCATGAATTGTTTGAGTTACAGGTAGAGCGTAATCCTGATGCAATAGCAGTGGAGTTTAAAGATGAACAATTAACCTACCGAGAGTTAAATAATCGCGCTAATCAACTCGCGCACTACTTAAGAGCTTTAGGTGTGGAACCAGATGTACTGGTTGGCATTTGCATGCAGCGCTCCAGTGAAATGATAGTGGGTCTTTTGGGTATACTTAAAGCCGGAGGGGCTTATGTACCTTTAGACCCAGCGTATCCCCAAGAGCGTTTGACTTATATGCTGTCTGATTCAAAAGTACCAGTGCTACTAACAACTAGCGAGTTGGTAGCCGCGCTTCCAGAGTCAAAAGCACATATAGTCTGCTTAGATACCGACTGGAAGGTCATTACCCAAGAAAGTCATCAAAACCCTGTAAGCACCGTACAAATTAATAACTTAGCTTACATTAACTATACTTCAGGGTCCACAGGCACACCTAAAGGAGTAAAAGTTCTTCACCGTGGCGCGATCCGTCTGCTGTTTGGTGTAAATTATGTTCGGTTGGACGCAACACGAAAATTCTTACACATGGCTCCGATTTCTTTTGATGCTTCCACATTTGAAATATGGGGAGCATTGTTACACGGAGCGTGCTGTGTTCTTTTCTCCGAAAATATTCCTACAACTCAAGAGCTAAGTAACGCCATTCATAAATACGGCATTACAACCTTATGGCTGACATCAGCATTGTTCAATTCTATTATTGATGACGATCCACTAGCATTGTCAGGAATTCAACAACTACTGACTGGTGGGGAAGCACTGTCAGTTCCCCACGTTCAGAAAGCTCTTGAAAGTTTGCCATCTACAGAAATCATAAATGGGTACGGTCCAACAGAAAGTACAACTTTTACTTGTTGTTACTCTATACCCAGACAACTTGATAAGACAGTACAGTCAATTAGTATTGGGCGTCCGATTAGCAATACCCAAGTCTATTTGCTCAATACTCAGTTACAACCAACTCCTATTGGTGTACCGGGGGAACTTTATATAGGTGGTGCAGGTTTAGCCCAAGGCTATCTCAATCGCCCAGAGTTAACTGCCGAAAAATTCATCTCCAACCCCTTTAATCAACAAGACGAGGAACGCCTGTACAAGACTGGAGACTTAGCTCGCTATTTACCTGACGGTAATATTGAGTTCCTTGGACGCATCGATAACCAAGTAAAACTGCGCGGTTTTCGTATAGAGTTAGGAGAGATAGAGACAGTACTGAGCCAGCACCCAAGTGTACTCCAGAATGCAGTCATCCTGCGTGAAGATATAAGGGGTGACAAACGCTTGGTAGCTTATGTTGTTCCCAATCCAGAAACAGCACTTACAGTAAATGAGCTGCGCCACTTTTTGCAGGAAAAGCTACCCAAGTACATGGTTCCAGCTAGCTTTGTGATGTTAGAGGCTCTACCCCTTAGCCCTAACGGCAAAGTTAATCGTCGCGCTTTACCAGCACCCGAACAAGTGAGACAAGAGTCGGAAACAACGTTTGTTGCACCATGTGATGAATTAGAACACCAGCTAGCACAGATTTGGGAAGAGATTTTAGGTGTCAAACCTGTTGGTATAAAAGATAACTTTTTTGAATTGGGGGGACATTCGTTGCTAGCCGTGCATTTATTTGCACAAATAGAGCAAAAACTGGGCAAAAAACTACCTCTGGCAACCCTTTTTCAATCAGGAACAGTAGAAGCTTTAGCCCAGATGTTGCGCGAGCAAGAAAAAGCAATGAGTCATCAGGTCTTGACAACAGCGCCTGCAAAAGACAAATCTGTTGCTTTGTGGTCATCGCTAGTAGCAATTCAACCTAAAGGTTCTAAACCACCTTTCTTCTGCATTCACCCTGCTGGTGGAGAAACTCTCTGTTTCCGCTCTCTGGCACTGCATTTAGGATTGGATCAACCATTTTATGGATTACAACCACGAGGATTAGATGGAAAGCAGCCACCCTTAACTCGAATTGAAGATATGGCAGCGCTTTACATTCAAGAAATCCAAACTATTCAACCCAATGGTCCTTATTTTCTTGGCGGGTACTCTATTGGAGGGGTCATTGCCTACGAAATGGTTCTACAACTTCAAAGACAAGGCTACAAGGTTAATCTTCTCGTCATCTTTGACAGTGGTCTTCCAAATTCAGTCAACCAGCGTTTACCATTTCATCAGCGAAGCCTCATACATCTTGGTAATTTTATCCGACGCGGACCTTCTTATTTAAGGAAAAAGCTTGTCGGTTGGTCCGAGTGGGGCAATTATCAAATCCGAGAGAGATATACGCAGTTGTTAGGTATTTCTAAGCCTTTACCTGAAGATGACAAGCACATAAATATTATCGACGCTAATCTACAAGCTCTAAAGGCATATACCATGCCAACTTATTCAGGTCAAATTACTCTGTTCCGGACGGATGAAAACAGTGATGACTCACAAGATCATGCTGTTGGCATGAAACCCGAACCGCTTTTAGGTTGGGATAAGGTAGTCACTGGAGGAATAGATGTTCATTATGTTCCTGGTTCTCACACAACCTTATTTGAAGAACCTAATGTACGGGATTTAGCTGACAAACTAAAAAATTGTTTAGAGAAGGGTTATCTCACATCTTGCACCTACACCCTAGAAGAGTGA
- a CDS encoding carboxylate-amine ligase codes for MSGQIQRAEDFTIGVEEEYQIINPKTRELCSRVQQILPIARKALGDTVQPEAQLSQIEIGTPVCRTLGDVRAELVRLRREVITAAAIDGNQIAAAGTHPFSSWEQQQMMPKERYQGLLREYQQLGRELMIFGCHVHVGISDRNMAISVMNRARVWLAPLLALSTSSPFWLGTDTGYASYRTEIWSRWPISGPPLIFESVAEYQTLVEALIATKSVEDATKIYWDMRLSERYPTVEFRVTDVCMTVDEAVTIAGLVRALARTCYLQALADKPFPAVRYELVRAAQWRAARYGLNTELVDVGEMRAVPARELVEKFLAFVRPALEEYGDWDEISSLVGETMQRGNGATRQREVYKHTGRLEDVVDFIVAETTKGITL; via the coding sequence ATGTCAGGGCAAATACAGAGGGCAGAAGACTTCACCATTGGTGTTGAAGAGGAATATCAAATTATCAATCCCAAAACACGTGAGCTTTGTTCTCGCGTGCAGCAAATCCTCCCGATCGCACGGAAAGCTCTTGGCGACACGGTGCAGCCTGAAGCTCAACTCTCACAAATAGAGATTGGCACACCCGTGTGTCGAACACTTGGCGACGTGCGTGCAGAACTTGTACGTTTGCGACGGGAAGTCATTACCGCTGCAGCCATTGACGGTAACCAAATCGCAGCAGCTGGGACGCACCCATTTTCATCGTGGGAACAACAGCAGATGATGCCCAAAGAACGTTATCAAGGGCTGTTGCGAGAGTATCAACAACTCGGTCGCGAACTGATGATCTTTGGCTGTCACGTACATGTTGGCATCAGCGATCGCAATATGGCAATTAGTGTCATGAACCGTGCGAGAGTGTGGCTTGCTCCATTACTTGCACTTTCCACTTCTTCGCCCTTTTGGTTAGGTACGGATACTGGCTATGCAAGTTATCGCACAGAAATTTGGAGCAGATGGCCTATATCAGGTCCGCCATTAATTTTTGAGTCAGTTGCTGAGTACCAAACGCTTGTAGAAGCTTTGATCGCAACTAAAAGTGTAGAGGATGCGACGAAAATTTACTGGGATATGCGTCTTTCTGAGCGTTACCCGACTGTGGAGTTTCGCGTTACGGATGTATGTATGACGGTGGACGAAGCAGTCACGATCGCAGGACTGGTGCGGGCTTTGGCACGAACCTGTTACTTGCAAGCACTTGCAGACAAACCGTTTCCAGCAGTGCGTTACGAACTTGTACGTGCTGCTCAATGGCGTGCTGCACGCTATGGTTTAAATACAGAACTAGTAGATGTTGGGGAAATGCGTGCTGTTCCAGCGAGGGAACTGGTTGAGAAGTTTTTAGCCTTTGTGCGCCCAGCGCTAGAAGAGTATGGAGACTGGGACGAGATTTCATCACTTGTAGGGGAAACGATGCAGCGAGGGAACGGCGCGACACGGCAGCGCGAGGTATACAAGCATACAGGACGCTTGGAAGATGTCGTTGATTTCATCGTTGCCGAGACTACCAAAGGTATTACCTTGTAA
- the fghA gene encoding S-formylglutathione hydrolase yields MAHLTLTSEYKSFEGKLGFYSHNSSTCNGEMRFAVYQPPQATQQPVPVLYFLSGLTSTEENFMVKAGAQQYAAQYGVMLVAPDTSPRNTGIPGEDDEWDFGTGAGFYVDATVEPWSSHYHMYSYVVRELPALIAENFSVQSENQSIFGHSMGGHGALVCALRNPKQYRSVSAFAPITAPTRCPWGQKVFNGYLGSDRETWREYDASELVKQYGYHSPILIDQGTADKYLEEQLLPGLFEQACAEVNQSLILRYQEGYDHGYYFIATFVEDHIRHHALVLQG; encoded by the coding sequence ATGGCTCATTTAACCCTTACCTCAGAATACAAATCCTTTGAAGGAAAACTCGGCTTTTACAGTCATAACTCCTCTACCTGTAACGGAGAAATGCGCTTTGCTGTTTACCAACCACCACAAGCAACCCAACAACCAGTACCCGTTCTTTATTTCCTTTCCGGGTTGACGAGCACTGAAGAAAATTTTATGGTTAAAGCGGGGGCACAACAATATGCTGCTCAATACGGTGTAATGCTTGTTGCACCAGATACCAGTCCTCGCAATACTGGCATTCCGGGTGAGGATGACGAGTGGGATTTTGGTACGGGTGCAGGTTTTTATGTGGATGCTACTGTTGAACCTTGGTCATCGCACTACCATATGTACAGCTATGTTGTACGTGAATTACCAGCTTTGATTGCAGAGAATTTCTCAGTGCAGTCGGAGAACCAAAGTATTTTCGGTCACTCTATGGGGGGACACGGTGCGCTTGTTTGTGCTTTAAGAAACCCCAAACAGTACAGATCGGTATCGGCTTTTGCACCCATTACTGCACCAACGCGTTGTCCTTGGGGTCAAAAAGTGTTTAATGGTTACTTGGGTAGCGATCGCGAAACTTGGCGTGAGTATGATGCTAGCGAATTGGTCAAGCAGTATGGATACCACAGCCCTATTTTAATTGACCAAGGTACTGCCGATAAATACCTCGAAGAGCAGTTGCTACCTGGATTATTTGAGCAAGCTTGTGCAGAAGTGAATCAATCTCTTATTCTGCGTTATCAAGAAGGATACGATCACGGCTATTATTTCATAGCCACTTTTGTTGAAGATCACATTCGGCATCATGCACTTGTGCTTCAAGGGTGA
- a CDS encoding glycosyltransferase family 2 protein, giving the protein MHQQNPYIPNIPSVRETVARPLWSVMIPHYNCVEYLRETLASVLTQAPSSDVMEIVVVDNQSTEGDPEAVVAELGQGRVKFYQQQRNVGMLKNFQTCLELSRGQLIHILHSDDCVREGFYQKMTETFSKNPDIGAAFCRSVYIDMYGQSQGLSSLELPESGILPSNWIKRIAEICCISVPSLAVVRREVYEKLGGLDSRCGLSSDWEMWVRIFANYPVWFEAEPLAMWRIHASSNNVTNAKSMTFIQENFQTIEIIFQSHLHKLVNSKLHRKVKKNCAFLALEAAKLLMQKGDISGARAYLQTALQYSRSWKVLLAASRIILVNGLLAILQYSSLKVESRVN; this is encoded by the coding sequence ATGCACCAACAAAATCCTTATATTCCTAATATTCCATCAGTTCGAGAGACTGTAGCACGTCCCTTATGGTCAGTTATGATTCCTCACTATAATTGTGTGGAATACCTGCGTGAGACCTTGGCTAGCGTATTAACACAAGCTCCTAGTTCTGATGTCATGGAGATTGTAGTTGTCGATAATCAGTCTACCGAAGGCGATCCGGAAGCAGTTGTGGCAGAACTAGGACAGGGACGTGTAAAGTTTTATCAGCAACAACGCAATGTAGGTATGTTGAAGAACTTTCAAACCTGTTTGGAATTGTCTCGCGGTCAGTTAATTCACATATTACATAGTGATGATTGCGTGCGTGAAGGATTCTATCAAAAAATGACGGAAACCTTCAGCAAAAATCCAGATATTGGTGCTGCTTTCTGTCGCAGTGTTTACATTGATATGTATGGGCAATCGCAAGGTTTATCCTCGTTGGAACTACCTGAAAGTGGTATTTTGCCGAGTAACTGGATAAAGCGAATTGCCGAAATTTGCTGCATCTCAGTGCCCTCACTTGCTGTAGTACGGCGCGAGGTGTACGAAAAACTGGGAGGATTGGATAGTCGCTGCGGCTTGAGTAGTGACTGGGAGATGTGGGTAAGAATTTTTGCTAACTACCCAGTTTGGTTTGAAGCTGAACCTTTAGCTATGTGGCGTATTCACGCGTCGTCTAATAATGTCACAAATGCCAAGAGTATGACTTTTATTCAGGAAAACTTTCAAACTATAGAAATTATTTTTCAATCTCATCTACACAAACTCGTTAACAGTAAACTCCATCGGAAAGTTAAGAAAAACTGTGCTTTTCTGGCTTTAGAAGCTGCGAAATTATTAATGCAGAAAGGTGATATATCTGGAGCACGCGCTTATCTGCAAACAGCACTTCAATACAGTCGCTCCTGGAAAGTTCTGCTTGCAGCTAGTCGTATCATCTTAGTTAATGGTTTACTGGCTATATTACAATACAGTTCACTTAAGGTTGAAAGTCGTGTAAATTAA
- a CDS encoding ATP-grasp domain-containing protein, translating into MTKLQPIKARIIAVFQNLGTLLLLAIAFPINCSVVLVSLLWNFFSRPSHKQVVLTENPKNILIGGGRMTKTLQLARSFHAAGHRVILVDIDKYWLSGHRFSRAVAGYYTVPAPQKDLEGYTQALRAIAKKENIDFFIPVAIFAVSYFDSKGEPVLSGCCEIFHFDADITKMLDDKFAFAEKARSLGLSVPKSFKITDPEQVLNFDFSQEKRKYILKSIPYDCLRRLNMTKLPCDTFDMTAEFVKSLPISEEKPWIMQEFIPGKEYCTHSTVRDGELRLYCCCESSAFQVNYENVDRPEIRQWVQQFVQEVGLTGEISFDIIQADDGTVYPIECNPRTHSAITMFYNHPGVANAYLNKEPLVEPLQPLADSKPTYWLYHEVWRLTGIRSLKQLQTWIRNILRGKEAIFSVSDPLPFMMVHHWQIPLLLLDNLRRLKGWVRIDFNLGELIESEEY; encoded by the coding sequence ATGACAAAATTGCAACCGATAAAAGCGCGTATTATTGCAGTTTTCCAAAACTTGGGAACCCTTTTATTACTGGCGATCGCTTTTCCGATTAACTGTAGCGTGGTACTAGTATCGTTGCTATGGAATTTTTTCAGTCGCCCGTCTCACAAGCAAGTAGTTTTAACGGAAAATCCCAAAAATATCTTGATTGGTGGCGGTAGGATGACCAAAACGCTTCAACTAGCGCGATCGTTTCACGCTGCAGGGCATCGAGTCATTTTAGTAGACATCGACAAATACTGGTTAAGCGGTCATCGATTTTCCCGTGCTGTCGCAGGCTATTACACTGTCCCAGCACCGCAAAAAGATTTAGAAGGCTACACTCAAGCCCTACGTGCGATCGCCAAAAAAGAAAACATAGATTTTTTTATCCCAGTAGCCATTTTCGCCGTTAGCTACTTTGACTCCAAGGGCGAACCAGTTTTATCCGGGTGTTGTGAGATTTTTCACTTCGATGCTGATATAACAAAGATGCTGGATGACAAGTTTGCCTTTGCCGAAAAAGCACGCTCGTTGGGTTTATCAGTTCCCAAATCCTTCAAAATTACAGATCCAGAACAAGTTCTCAACTTCGATTTTTCCCAGGAAAAGCGCAAGTACATACTCAAAAGCATTCCCTACGACTGTTTGCGTCGCTTGAACATGACCAAGCTACCCTGCGATACTTTTGATATGACAGCAGAATTTGTCAAAAGTTTGCCAATCAGTGAGGAGAAGCCCTGGATTATGCAGGAATTCATCCCCGGAAAGGAATACTGCACTCACAGTACCGTGCGAGATGGTGAGTTAAGACTGTACTGCTGCTGTGAGTCATCCGCCTTTCAAGTCAATTACGAAAATGTCGATCGACCTGAAATTAGGCAATGGGTGCAACAGTTTGTTCAAGAAGTGGGACTTACCGGAGAGATTTCCTTTGACATCATTCAGGCGGATGATGGAACTGTTTATCCGATCGAGTGCAACCCCCGCACTCACTCCGCGATTACTATGTTTTACAACCATCCAGGGGTAGCAAATGCCTATCTTAATAAAGAGCCTCTAGTTGAACCTTTGCAACCTCTAGCTGATAGTAAGCCTACCTATTGGCTGTACCACGAAGTCTGGAGACTGACTGGGATTAGATCGTTGAAGCAATTGCAAACCTGGATAAGAAACATTTTGCGGGGTAAAGAAGCAATTTTTTCGGTAAGCGATCCCTTACCCTTTATGATGGTACATCACTGGCAAATTCCCTTACTCCTTCTCGACAATCTACGAAGACTCAAAGGTTGGGTAAGAATAGATTTTAACCTTGGCGAACTGATAGAGTCAGAGGAATATTAA